A section of the Pygocentrus nattereri isolate fPygNat1 chromosome 18, fPygNat1.pri, whole genome shotgun sequence genome encodes:
- the elovl7b gene encoding elongation of very long chain fatty acids protein 7 — MAFNTLTSSAALLYDEWMNKADPRVEDWPLMSSPFPQTVIILSYIYFVSTLGPRLMENRKPFDLKRPMIIYNFSIVAFSLYMIYEFLMSGWANGYSYRCDLVDYSSSPQAMRMAWTCWLYYFSKFIEMLDTIFFVLRKKNSQVTFLHVYHHSIMPFTWWFGVKFAPGGLGTFHALLNCCVHVVMYSYYALSAMGPAYQKYLWWKKYMTTIQLIQFIMVTAHIGQFFFMKDCPYQFPVFLYIIGLYGLIFLVLFLNFYYHAYTKGKRLPKIFQNGMCRQNGVHKKAE, encoded by the exons ACCCACGAGTTGAGGACTGGCCCTTAATGTCCTCCCCATTTCCTCAAACAGTGATCATCCTGTCCTACATCTACTTCGTCTCAACACTGGGGCCCCGTCTAATGGAAAACCGCAAACCCTTTGACCTGAAGCGGCCCATGATCATCTACAACTTCAGCATAGTCGCATTCTCGCTCTACATGATTTATGAG TTTCTCATGTCTGGCTGGGCCAATGGATACTCATACAGGTGTGATCTTGTGGACTATTCCAGCTCTCCTCAGGCTATGAGG ATGGCATGGACTTGCTGGCTATACTACTTCTCTAAGTTCATTGAGATGTTGGATACT ATTTTCTTTGTGCTGAGGAAAAAGAACAGCCAAGTCACTTTTCTCCACGTGTACCATCACTCCATTATGCCCTTCACCTGGTGGTTTGGGGTCAAGTTTGCTCCAG GTGGTCTAGGAACCTTCCATGCTCTGCTGAATTGCTGCGTCCATGTTGTCATGTACTCCTACTATGCCCTTTCTGCTATGGGACCAGCCTATCAGAAGTACCTCTGGTGGAAGAAGTACATGACCACCATTCAGCTG ATTCAGTTTATCATGGTGACCGCCCACATTGGTCAGTTCTTCTTCATGAAGGACTGTCCTTACCAGTTCCCTGTGTTCCTGTACATCATTGGCCTCTATGGACTGATCTTCCTGGTTCTCTTCCTTAACTTCTACTACCATGCGTACACCAAGGGAAAGAGGCTGCCCAAAATCTTTCAGAATGGAATGTGCCGTCAGAATGGTGTGCACAAGAAGGCCGAGTAA